A stretch of Xenopus laevis strain J_2021 chromosome 8S, Xenopus_laevis_v10.1, whole genome shotgun sequence DNA encodes these proteins:
- the chmp1b.S gene encoding charged multivesicular body protein 1b: MSSMEKHLFNLKFAAKELNRNAKKCEKEEKTEKAKIKKAIQKGNTEIARIHAENAIRQKNQGINFLRMSARVDAVAARVQTAVTMGKVTKSMAGVVKSMDATLKSMNLEKISALMDKFEHQFETLDVQTQQMEDTMSNTTTLTTPQNQVDNLLHEMADEAGLDLSMELPQGQTGSVGTSVASTEQDELSQRLARLRDQV, translated from the exons AGCATCTGTTCAACCTGAAATTTGCTGCTAAAGAATTGAATCGAAAtgccaaaaaatgtgaaaaagaagaaaaaactgagAAAGCTAAAATTAAAAAG GCCATTCAGAAGGGCAATACCGAGATTGCAAGGATACATGCAGAGAATGCAATACGACAGAAAAATCAAGGTATTAATTTCTTACGGATGAGCGCTAGGGTGGATGCTGTGGCCGCAAGGGTTCAGACTGCAGTGACAATGGGCAAG GTAACAAAGTCTATGGCAGGAGTGGTGAAATCTATGGATGCTACCCTGAAGAGTATGAACTTAGAAAAG ATCTCCGCTTTAATGGACAAATTTGAACACCAATTTGAGACGCTAGATGTGCAGACACAGCAAATGGAAGATACAATGAGTAACACAACCACATTAACCACCCCACAG aATCAAGTGGATAACTTGTTACACGAGATGGCAGATGAAGCTGG tCTTGACTTAAGCATGGAATTGCCCCAAGGCCAGACTGGATCTGTTGGTACCAGTGTAGCATCCACAGAACAG